ATAAGCGAAGTAATATGTGCATATACACATTTAGCAAATCGTAGCTGAAAGTTGGTGGGAGCGATTGACATAACTTTAAATGACGTTACGAACAAACTTCAAGCTGAGGGTTGCGAACCATCAGATATGATTCCTTTATTCGTTAATGGTCGGTATAATAGCGTTCGAATCTCGTAATTCATCCCGATGCAGTGTTATGTATTATTCGCATACTGCTATTAGCCGGTATTCGGACGTGCTTTTACTTTATAGTGGTTACATTCATATCTCCTAGAATAATGATGGGAGAGTTAGCTTACagtaaacttttgttttgctctaaaATACGttgtagaaaataaattgtcCTTTCTTAGTTGCACATTTCCTTTCTACCAATCCGTGTTATAACAActatatttaaacatttcggGAGTCTCAGCTAGATTTCTTTCACGTTTCGATAACACGGAAAAAGGTTCGAGTTgatttttcaaatcaatttattgttttttttttttataaaatccacGTCAATTTCAGCAAACATAATACGTATTACACGATTCTAAACTATCATTCTTCAAACCCATCGTTGTTGAAGAACAACAACTGCAAACCGTATCGCAGATCAAGGAACGAGTGTATCGAGTAAATTATTacgaaaattaaaatagtaaATTATTAGTAAaatggggcggcccggtggcatgatggtagcggcgccggtcttcacaagaACGAACCAAACCAATCCCCGTACGTAGGActaactatccagctacgggtaaatatagtcacagaaagccagataTGGCAGGCataaacctcttgaggttgttgtgccgataaataagaaattattACTATCAGCTTACTTATAGTATCTACGTTTAAAAtcacatgaaaaacattccgGGACTTTCAGCTCAATCTTTTTTACGTTAGGAAACAGCCTAGCATCAAGCAGTAAATCTTGATTCCCTGGACATTTGGGCAGCACTAGACGAGTTAGTTGAGGCAATGGTAGCATGTAGGTTGGATTTATCAATCGCACATCCAGATTCTCCAGGATAAGCGTCTTCAATTGTGATAGTTCTTTCAGGACTGGAAGAGTTGATATTGGATTTCCAATGCAACGGAAATCTAGCCACAAAAATTGAAGCTTTATCATGCGTCTGGCGGTGGCTATAGCGTTGTATAATTCATCGTCTGTAGTAGGTGTTATATTGAGTGATTTGATCGATTGAAACTTGTTTAATGATTTCCATACTACTTCCAAATTGCCTAACGTAAGCTGCTCTAGCTTGGGAAGCTTAacggaagcgaacgaaactGGTTGTGGTGTCATGGTGAACCAAATCGCCAACCGTCGCAAATGCTGCAGGTTTGATAGGTATCTTAAGGAATCCGAGTCGATTGCCTGCAatgtataaataaatagatcCTCTAGTTGCACGCATGATTCACATATACACTGAAGGATCTTTTCCGATACGGCGGTTTCGTATATGTGAAGCTTTTTCAACTGCGTCAAATGTTTATAGAATATGAACTCGTACCCCGGACGATGTTGGGTATAAGAGCAGGGCACAATTGGCTTGATAATTGTGAATTCCTCCAACTGCTTCAGCTTCCAAAACGGTTCTGTGTCACCGTACTGGGCATACTGTTTGCCAAAATGCACCTGTGCATCAAGATGAGCTGCGACGTCAAGCTTGCGAAGCTTTGGACAGTTAATCGCTCTTGGCACCAATGTTTCTAGAACCATCCGCTGAACAGTGTTACTTTCTATGTTCAATACCTCAGATAGGCTCATCTCTGTTACAAAATGAGATTGAATAAATTGTAGTTCCTGCAGACGATCCATTTTAGTCACCGCAGCTGTTAACTGTCGCGCGTACCAATCTGAACCGTTGCCCATTGCGAGTTTCAGTACGACCAACTGTTGCAACCACTCGGGTTCTAACACCTTATTGAGCACACAATTCATACTCGCAACATCACCGTCGATCCGCGTCATATACACAGAAAGATACAAATTCTGGAAGTAGCGCTTTGAATGCTTTATCATTCTCGCTGCGGCTGCCATGAAGTACGGAGGGCGGGAACGGCTCACAGGAAGCAGGTTTAAATCATCTCCGATAAGCAACATAAAGCGAGAACGGCTATAGTTCGAAAAGATACTTTCCATGCGGTGACAGGTTAGGCCAAACGCTTTCAGTGAGTCCAAGTCCAAATAGTCGAAAATGCAGTATATTAGCTACAAACATGATGGGAAAGGTTATTGTTAACAACTTTTTGTTGAATTGATTTCAGAATCGCTTACCTCGGTCGGCAACCATTGGAAAGGATTAACGTTGCCGGAAGTGCTCATTGCTGATGAGTTACTttcttggttttatttatttcaaattcaaattcaattcaaatgaaattaatgccagaaatggtgttttttgtgctgGAAATCTCGCTTGTATTGCTACACACGTACTGTTTTGTTCACATTCCGAAGGAgtcgaatgaagctgcccagctcaaagtctctataaaaacaataaacaacattaaCATTCCTGGATCTACACCGGGCTCCCAAACAAGCGGTTTGTGTTTATAACCTCGACTTGGCAGCTTATCGGCGTATAGGAAAATGTGAAATCGTTGCTCGGaggtttgtttgaatttgaaatatttcaaaatacaGTGGAGCACCGATAAGCCGTGCCCAATGGGACTCGGCGCTTGCCGGATAAATGGGTAACACGGAAAATAAGCACATCTCGTATTTATGTTAAATTCAGGGTATAACGTGCCAAAAGTAGGGCATTTTTACagtatattttattcatcctGTAAATTgtcgttgttttctttaagGATTTGAGTTTATTTTACCATATATAAGCAGTACCCGAGATACgtggttcctcttatacgcggattcggagatacgatttggaagtttttggaaattttacagttagtttatagcacaaaatctaagcaaaaaggtttgaaattggtctaaaatagcttcctttgtcgTTAAAAATATCCGtttcaattgattttaatgtattgtttCAAAAAGTAGTCTGGtctggtttgctgaataaattaagtgcagagaaggatgTCAAGTATCTAACTttaagtataaacgattttacccCCGGacttcgacttacgcggatttttcccgggtcATTGCGGTCCACAATAATAGCGTGTCTCGAGGACTGCttgtacatatttttaaaaaattgggTCTTCAAATTCGTCCGCCGACGGTGTTGCCCGGACAATGTCAAATTTCCTTCGGAAATATTATTTCCGAGCTGCACGGATAATCAGACATCCGGTTAAATGGTACCCGGGTAATCGGCACTCCACTATGTATATACAGTCAATAGCCGAGTTACGTGGTTCTCGACTAGAGCgaattcggagatacgcggattttaaAAATCTGACATTTCAAGGAGCTTTGCATgcataattcattttttcaattGCAAATTTCAACACTATGTTACTTTTGTGAATTTTGCTTacataaatatcaattttgaatgtgcttcgtaacgtgggAATAAGCATTCGATCTCCTAATACGACATATAAACGATGTTTATgcgttatatatatatataactcGATATATGCGGatattcgagatacgcgatttTCCCTGGAATTATAGAATTTATAGGATTTTATAGGATTTATAGAATTATCCGtgttgacgacagcaccgcatgcaaaaaaaatgcaagcaagtcaattttaacaaataaacgatatcaagcaggataaaaatgctgactgCGATTGCTGAGCATTAAGCtataagaaatattgaaacagtagaaaaatgctgaccgcgattcAATCAGCATTCAATTGTAAGCAATATTGAAATGCAGACCGCGATCGATCAGCATaaaattagtatataagctGGAATAAATCTTAaataaagcgactttcaaaccagaactcaccaaagaactagcgtttgattgttctcgccaagtcggacggtaaatcctcctgttatggctctttcccaacgagtttagatCCGTTGCGGAAACTTTAATCCGCATGTCTCGGGTGTCGAGTGTAGTTTACTAAAAATAATCACGGCCAAACCGTACgtctcttttttctttagaTACTATTTCGGCCACAAGTGTATGGCAGCGTTCGAAGCAAAACGATGAAGTAAACAACGTACAAAACGCTTTCGGAGATGTTGTTAAAGTTATGTATATTTTCAGTAAAGTACGTATAACTATTGCTTTGTCATCTGTGATTATCGTTGCCGTTGCCTATGCTCTGAATGTATAGCGTAGTACCTAGCTATAGTATATAGAATAGTAATGTACACGTTATGTTTCGATTACAaatatcgccactttcgttcTGCTCCAAAAGTCAGCTCCAGCATCGTGGTACGGTCGGAGCAAAggtaaatatgtttttgcaATCGGTGCACGGTTTGGCTCTCGGGACACGGAACCTCGCCAGAGCGTGGTGACGATAGTGATGAataagatataaaaaaaacggtgccCTTGTGCATGTCTACTTGGAGGACTTCCCGTTGGCGGATGAGCGATTAATCTGTGCAGCATTGGGCGGTGTGGTAGGACCGTTTACTGGGGCACTGTTTACCGCtactcctcctcctcctccaccaccagtTGACGCGGAACTACTGTTCCGCCGTGCCTTGATGCGAGCCTGCAGCGTGGTCAGCAAACCGGTCAGCACATCGTGGTTGGGAATTTTCTTCGCGAACAGTAACCGCTTCACTGAATCGTCGTACGTCAACAGAGCAACCATGTTCTGCAGCAGAAAACCTTGGCAGTATTCCATCAGCTTCTGGGCATTATAGACCTATGATCAGAATAGGAACGAAACAAGCCGAATGTTATACGACAGTATACGGGGCAGATGAGACCGCGGCCATCGACGAAACAAACTTACCTTCGCATGTATGTACATGGCGACTACATTGTCGATATCGATCATCTCTGCACAGCGTGCTTCCGTGTACCGCAAAAGACCTTCCAGCTGGAAGAAACTGGCCGCTGCCATCAACTCCAGCACATCGCCTGCTGCCACATCCAGGGCACTACATCCTCCACTGTACAGGAACTGCATCACCAACTGCAAACAGACACAAACGTTACGTAAAAGTGGCAACTTAGACAACAGGACGTCCGTGAAGGTGGCAACAAAACCACAGTAAGTACCTCGAATATATGGTATCGAATGTCGTTGATCTGCACGGTCGGTGTGCCGGTGCCTTCGTTCAGCTTCGAGCTCAACATGCTCTGCAGACGCGGAGATGCGGTGACGAGAACGATTTTGTGCCCGTAAAAGATACGATTTTCCACTCTGCAAAAACGGGACAGGGTGGGTTAGCAACGAATTAGTCGAAGGACAGGCGACAGGCCGTCAGCCTCCTTACCGAAATGTGACATCGCTCAGTTCCGGGTTGTTGACGAACTTGGGATCGATGCGCGATCCGTTCGAGGGCTGCAGAACGGGCTCTTTGATCGGTTTGATCGGTTCCCAGCCGAAGCAGGTGCTGAAGATGTCGGCCAACAGCAGCGTGGTGCCTTCCTTCTGCAAAACGTTACAAAGAGTTGTTCGTTTAATATGCTGCTGCCAATATATTGTGGCGTTGCTATTGTTTGCCTGAACGACAGGGCGCACCTTGCTGTAGCGGAAAATGTTGAACAGCAGCGGTAGGCATTCGGTCACAAACTGCTGGCTGTAGTCGTCGGGGCAGACTTGTAGAAAATCTTGCAGCAGCTGATCAATGACGGCATCGAGGCGCAGCTCGTGGGCGGCGGCCAGGGCGTGCATCCAGCAGTGCAAAGTCCACGGTACACCTAGCGCTCGTAGCTCGATGGTAATATCTGAGAAAGAGAGGGCAGTTAGTCCACGGTGGCTTCGATATGTGTGCCCCAATGTCCACACACCTAAATGATTATTTTCCGCACTATGATACATGGCCTCTTGAAGACTTTTGATTTGGGTTTTGTTCAGTGTCGGTGGGGCCTCCGGCTGACGGTCGAGTTGGGTACGCGTATTTCCGCCGTCCCCTTCCGCAAGCATTTCCTCGAGCGACAACACCTCCCTGCTGCCCGGAGCCAAAGGATGGGACAGGAGCTTCCTCAGCGTTACCCGTTGTCCATGGGCGGCCGATACCGAGATAGcactggaaaacaaacaagtggTTAGGAGTTGTTGCACATGCTTTTGTAGTGTTGTGCTGTGCTGAATCTGAGAGTCATTCAAACCGCGAGTCGCGACTCTCAAGCGATTCATAAATCCCTAAAGATGCGTGAGAATTCTCGAAGATTCTCGCAACTTTCAGGCTTCCTGTATCTTCCGAATCATTCTGAATCCGATTCGGCTAACATTACGTTCTACCCTACCTATAGCACCCTCGTTGGGCTGTGCCCGAGAAGCATAGCAGATCCTTCTGCTGTGTGGACAGGAAGGCATGGGCACCGTGAGCGAGCAGGAGGGCCACTACCTCCACAATGCCCGACCCGCTAGCCACCTGCAGCGGTGTCAGCGTGCACTTGTCTTCGCTGAGCCGGGCACCACCCTCGACATGGGCGCCACGATCGAGCAGTATGCGCAACGCCTGGTAGTTGCCTTTGCAGGCCGCGAACGTAACCGCCGTCCAGTGTTGCGTTTCCGGATGGATGGCCGGACAGTTCGGATGGCCGGAGGCAGGTACCTCGACGTTTGGATCGGCACCGGCATCCAGCAGTGTTTGCAGGGCCGTTTCATCGTTACGCGCCGCAGCTATCATGAGCGCGGTCATGCCTTGATGGTTCAGTGTGTCGTAGCGTGTCGTCGGGGGCACAAGCGACAGGGCCTGTATCAGCAACTCCGGTCGACCCGTTAGCATTAGCCGGAAGGCCAACGCGTACGTCGCGCGCCGTCCACATTCGCTCGAATCTTCCTGTGAAGCGGAAAAGACCACAGTATTGTTCGGATGAGAGAGTGCTTTTGCTTGTGCACGGGCTGCTCTACTTACAATGCTGCCCGTCGTCGACGTCGACGAGTTTGACGTGAGGGAACCGTGGAGCGGTTGTGTCTGTCCGGAATGGTTCGAGGAGCTGATGCTCTGCGTACCGGACAGACCAGTTCGCTTCGAGGGCAATTCTTCCTCGGAGGCTATCAATCGCGGTGGACAGTCCACGCCTGGCAGCAGCAAACGGGCCGCCTGCATAATGTCGTCCTTGTCGATGAGCAGCGCGTGACGATACTCGGCATGCGCGGACGACACCCGCAGCCATTCGACCAACGGTGGCAGAACGACGTACGCCCGTTCGTAGCACAGCTCCTGGATGTTGTTGACCGCACCGTTGGTGGCGGCTCCCACATCGTTGTGTTCGAGCTGGGAGCATCGCATGAAGTAGAACAGCACGCGGAACGCGGTCTGTGAGATGGGAATGTGCTGGCTGCGTTGCTGCGCCCGTCCGACCAGATCTTTCAACTCGTTCAGACTTCCAACGCAGGTGGTCAGCAGGCAGGGCTCGAGCGCGCTAGAACCGACCGCACCGGAGTTGATGGATGACTGGCTGGCCCAGCGAGGCATCGTGAGCGCACCCGATGCAACCCGTCCCGCGTTCAGATGTGCGTACGGTTGCAACAGCCCCCACAAGTCACCGGAACCGGCGATCGCATGCTCCAGCCCGGTCGCTGTCAGGGCTGCCCCGGCATCGGTCGGCAGACACTGTAGGAATATTTCCTCGAGAAGATTTTCCAACCCGGCACACAAGTACACGGCAGCGTATTCGTGTACGAAGCGTCCGAGTCGGGCGTCTGCCATCCAACGGTGGAATCGTCCCACCGGCAGCTGCAGTCCGGCTCGCGCCGACTTGCTCTGCTTCAGCGCACTATCGCCCGGCACGGCAAACATGGCGGCTGCTCGCAAACACGCCTTAATGCAGGAGTCGGACAGTGCGGGCGAAAGCACGATCTTGAACGCACCGGCCACCTCGTGCTTGGAGCACAGGCCCAAGCTACCGGACAGTCGCTGTACTTCGCGAGCCACACGGACCAGTGCCCGCTGCAGCAGATAGCCGAGACGTGGGACGGCTTCCACGGACACGCGCTCGGCGTACTCCCGGCAGCGGCCGGTTCGAATGACGCGCAGCACACAGTGCTGACTCCAGGGTGGATGCTGCAGCTCCACCAGCCGGTTGTGCGAATCGACCCACACGAACTCGTCCGCGCTGGTCACGTTCGTGTTGACCGTCTCCAGCGAGCTGTACCGACCCAGGCGGCGCACCGGTTCCGAGCTTTCCGAACCCGCGCTCAGACTGCTGTACGTCGAGGTGGACGTATGCGACCGCATCGTCAGCTGCTGGATGGCCATCTTGATGTCTTCCAGCCCGCCGCCGCCCCACGGGATTTTGGCCGGCGTGGCACGGTGCCGCGAGCGCGAATGGTTCGAGCTGGCACGCGAGCGCGCACTGCGATTGGTAACACCGGCCGCCAGGCGATCCTCGGGCAACGGGCCCAGCGGACCACCGGTGCGAGTTCCACCCCCCGGTGAGCTACTTCCGTGGCCCGTGTCGGACATGCTGGCGTGACCGGATGAGCGGTTCTCATCGGACGAGCTGTGGCACTCGTTGACACGCTGCAGTCCGCGAAAATCGTGCGTTCCGGTGTGATGGTGCGTTCGCGTAATGCCGAGCGGCGCTCCCTTCGAGACGGGGCTAGCCAAGTGTGTGCCGGGCTGCGCTGAACCCGGGGCACCCCCGTTCACCGTGGTGGAAGATGCCACC
This region of Anopheles marshallii chromosome 2, idAnoMarsDA_429_01, whole genome shotgun sequence genomic DNA includes:
- the LOC128718436 gene encoding uncharacterized protein LOC128718436, translated to MSTSGNVNPFQWLPTELIYCIFDYLDLDSLKAFGLTCHRMESIFSNYSRSRFMLLIGDDLNLLPVSRSRPPYFMAAAARMIKHSKRYFQNLYLSVYMTRIDGDVASMNCVLNKVLEPEWLQQLVVLKLAMGNGSDWYARQLTAAVTKMDRLQELQFIQSHFVTEMSLSEVLNIESNTVQRMVLETLVPRAINCPKLRKLDVAAHLDAQVHFGKQYAQYGDTEPFWKLKQLEEFTIIKPIVPCSYTQHRPGYEFIFYKHLTQLKKLHIYETAVSEKILQCICESCVQLEDLFIYTLQAIDSDSLRYLSNLQHLRRLAIWFTMTPQPVSFASVKLPKLEQLTLGNLEVVWKSLNKFQSIKSLNITPTTDDELYNAIATARRMIKLQFLWLDFRCIGNPISTLPVLKELSQLKTLILENLDVRLINPTYMLPLPQLTRLVLPKCPGNQDLLLDARLFPNVKKIELKVPECFSCDFKRRYYK
- the LOC128710274 gene encoding uncharacterized protein LOC128710274, whose amino-acid sequence is MICTDDCTCSLCRELRGYKLKVKPTKATDQRPYADSGSHHQQQQQSQSKYCKNAKLTRNDNFILRRRTSNDYQRSPDGRQASLSVLPTGDDTYDPGYAQPTPQPHQSHRYGQMQSNRMKKAQSYNEIPAVANGAGRTRYNPNAKMIKSTNNLTEEDDYYSYLPPSPPPPVTGAGPSMKNKIEKQKDHKVIIYFGDSIAHRKSDKTRPAPPPPSGTPPPPKVSELNVFHAQRLCEETAEMLQQREGGSSSAGSSHCGGVSSRPTVREALEKKSEPAGGKPGKEFMMQLKSVLEEKNRGGGAGSESHPSASGVTVPIGTAEPPAAQPSPEESRRPSQEPKPKRTHTQVVEIRRVDKTVATDGATDTSLPSFVESVINGVINIKIEESFKVASDIVQAVFEDPGPDGGAEYGYDDDDVGDPFDWSFVQNWRARPSGTAVTNGQVSSPPNTSSNQSSIGLANNPTHNGSSAVSGAGSGPNYPASPNGLSPGNHYIASSNPVASPGARIQSPAIATPAPRVSKEIALRPANGNGEMRNFSLSPVNQQSGAGGQLNAETNLPNSQPNEGNRKFHQLSGQQAGGQHSQPHPLVGVHHQHHSQQQQQHPPQHPQHLQQQHQQHHQQQQQQQSGPHRSVAGPTKLTVQSSPVKAQPAMVSAGLDKSVVSSTSNGCNDLNSKRTVNGNVISSVTTINEQLHAGSTSTSSGSSVSHLKQHFSQSHHAVPTSYQVASSTTVNGGAPGSAQPGTHLASPVSKGAPLGITRTHHHTGTHDFRGLQRVNECHSSSDENRSSGHASMSDTGHGSSSPGGGTRTGGPLGPLPEDRLAAGVTNRSARSRASSNHSRSRHRATPAKIPWGGGGLEDIKMAIQQLTMRSHTSTSTYSSLSAGSESSEPVRRLGRYSSLETVNTNVTSADEFVWVDSHNRLVELQHPPWSQHCVLRVIRTGRCREYAERVSVEAVPRLGYLLQRALVRVAREVQRLSGSLGLCSKHEVAGAFKIVLSPALSDSCIKACLRAAAMFAVPGDSALKQSKSARAGLQLPVGRFHRWMADARLGRFVHEYAAVYLCAGLENLLEEIFLQCLPTDAGAALTATGLEHAIAGSGDLWGLLQPYAHLNAGRVASGALTMPRWASQSSINSGAVGSSALEPCLLTTCVGSLNELKDLVGRAQQRSQHIPISQTAFRVLFYFMRCSQLEHNDVGAATNGAVNNIQELCYERAYVVLPPLVEWLRVSSAHAEYRHALLIDKDDIMQAARLLLPGVDCPPRLIASEEELPSKRTGLSGTQSISSSNHSGQTQPLHGSLTSNSSTSTTGSIEDSSECGRRATYALAFRLMLTGRPELLIQALSLVPPTTRYDTLNHQGMTALMIAAARNDETALQTLLDAGADPNVEVPASGHPNCPAIHPETQHWTAVTFAACKGNYQALRILLDRGAHVEGGARLSEDKCTLTPLQVASGSGIVEVVALLLAHGAHAFLSTQQKDLLCFSGTAQRGCYSAISVSAAHGQRVTLRKLLSHPLAPGSREVLSLEEMLAEGDGGNTRTQLDRQPEAPPTLNKTQIKSLQEAMYHSAENNHLDITIELRALGVPWTLHCWMHALAAAHELRLDAVIDQLLQDFLQVCPDDYSQQFVTECLPLLFNIFRYSKKEGTTLLLADIFSTCFGWEPIKPIKEPVLQPSNGSRIDPKFVNNPELSDVTFRVENRIFYGHKIVLVTASPRLQSMLSSKLNEGTGTPTVQINDIRYHIFELVMQFLYSGGCSALDVAAGDVLELMAAASFFQLEGLLRYTEARCAEMIDIDNVVAMYIHAKVYNAQKLMEYCQGFLLQNMVALLTYDDSVKRLLFAKKIPNHDVLTGLLTTLQARIKARRNSSSASTGGGGGGGVAVNSAPVNGPTTPPNAAQINRSSANGKSSK